The proteins below come from a single Rosa rugosa chromosome 2, drRosRugo1.1, whole genome shotgun sequence genomic window:
- the LOC133732197 gene encoding early nodulin-like protein 18: protein MALIISSSCFLILVSVSSTYVHAYKNHTVGDSLGWYDNLQKPDLNYQKWAAANNFSLGDFLIFNTDTNHSVIQTYNVTTYKLCDYNNAVENDTIQWSDAEPSNTVPHDVSVAVPLLKEGITYFFSGDYDGEQCKNGQHFKINVTHGQGLPKTIDNSAAGPAGSPQSGNGDDEALPDTIVPNSNFNDPKPDDNDDVQPSGAVSFSVPHVQGNLIFILLGLVYLLWS, encoded by the exons ATGGCGCTCATCATCAGCTCATCATGTTTTCTTATTCTTGTTTCAGTTTCGAGTACTTATGTTCATGCCTACAAGAACCACACAGTGGGCGACTCCTTGGGTTGGTACGACAACCTCCAAAAGCCCGATCTTAATTACCAGAAATGGGCTGCAGCCAACAACTTCAGTTTGGGAGATTTTCTCA TTTTCAATACTGATACGAACCACTCGGTCATCCAAACCTATAACGTCACTACATACAAGCTGTGTGATTACAACAATGCCGTGGAGAATGATACAATCCAATGGTCGGACGCGGAGCCGTCAAACACCGTCCCACATGATGTTTCGGTGGCGGTTCCTTTGTTGAAAGAGGGCATCACATATTTCTTTTCCGGTGATTATGATGGCGAACAGTGCAAGAATGGGCAGCACTTCAAGATAAATGTTACTCACGGACAAGGCTTGCCAAAGACTATAGACAATTCGGCGGCAGGACCAGCAGGCAGTCCACAATCAGGCAATGGTGATGATGAAGCACTCCCGGACACAATCGTCCCTAATTCCAACTTCAATGATCCCAAACCAGATGACAATGATGATGTACAGCCATCTGGAGCCGTTTCATTTTCAGTTCCTCATGTACAAGGCAATCTGATTTTCATTTTGCTCGGTCTTGTCTACTTGTTATGGTCATGA
- the LOC133728452 gene encoding uncharacterized protein LOC133728452, whose translation MWNGLRPSSQKVLSLVAELKTLQKNNETLEKDKEHLRINLLSAEEEVKFLFEENKVLDEANKRLLKQYRKERNNSGSDGKHTGVSTKSNKRKSSSKVMSSSPIQGKIDFSDQESARQPLSPLRCNSPNSRLYKKQ comes from the exons ATGTGGAATGG CTTGAGGCCGTCATCTCAAAAAGTTTTATCGCTAGTTGCTGAGTTGAAAACACTTCAGAAGAATAATGAAACACTTGAGAAGGATAAAGAACATCTAAGGATCAATCTTCTTTCTGCTGAAGAGGAG GTCAAATTTCTTTTCGAAGAAAACAAAGTGTTAGATGAAGCTAACAAAAGATTACTAAAGCAGTACCGCAAGGAAAGAAACAATTCTGGTTCTGATGGAAAGCATACTGGTGTATCAACGAAG TCAAACAAGCGAAAATCTAGCTCTAAGGTGATGAGCAGCAGCCCGATTCAGGGGAAGATCGATTTCAGTGACCAAGAATCAGCAAGACAACCTCTCTCACCCTTGCGTTGTAACTCCCCTAACTCAAGACTGTATAAAAAGCAATAG
- the LOC133730713 gene encoding uncharacterized protein LOC133730713, protein MDPLPQEVDDYIRESIDHTLGIPVSAQTLELKKLRCSEATKRRLRDQYTAEACMNAQALRKFVEENQRLAAECAHLVSQCNKLEKECSLCDHDREALMDFGSEADQRANEAEFRVEVLEDELGELREELKFYKE, encoded by the exons ATGGATCCTCTTCCGCAAGAAGTCGACGATTACATCAGAGAGTCGATTGACCACACCCTCGGCATCCCCGTGTCGGCACAGACTCTCGAATTGAAGAAGCTCCGGTGCTCGGAAGCCACGAAGCGACGGCTGCGCGACCAGTACACG GCCGAAGCTTGTATGAACGCTCAGGCTTTGAGGAAGTTTGTGGAGGAGAATCAGAGACTAGCGGCAGAGTGTGCGCATCTGGTGAGTCAGTGTAACAAGTTGGAGAAGGAGTGCTCGCTCTGTGATCATGACCGAGAGGCTTTAATGGATTTCGGAAGCGAGGCAGACCAGAGGGCCAACGAGGCTGAGTTTCGGGTCGAAGTGTTGGAGGATGAACTGGGAGAATTGAGGGAAGAATTGAAGTTTTACAAGGAATGA
- the LOC133733162 gene encoding protein ASPARTIC PROTEASE IN GUARD CELL 2-like, with protein MAKPQFLLLLLLVLLLNCNLTSPSVFKIHSSGHQKLSTDSTTIPQPPPAKLLITQSRDLYFVVEINIGIPTQNFFNLALDIKNPFTWVGTSKPNISHSFLAMPGKDPLCLPPLFASATSCAYDFGYARGIFGFDYFLGIESQTKAPFGWGIFTDEREEGVLRSTRDADGILGLGVGHPANLLEGLGAATLGQFSYCLPMNFMIEESFLQITNSTDPQHHPATLNFGENAAIRGHRAVKTPIVRLKGLAPTRDFSYLNLTGIYVNHHRLHINTQVFHPSQGGFIVDTASPYTLLPEEAYKELRRAIHNFFSEQYPGLEPLKDPKSGFDMCLPTSPLVLRRPSIQLMFEGGAKLVLNPATTFHEFEDLNEFCLLILPRPSFHDGGSAPSVLGVLQQVGHRFHFDIHASILAFAPELCYTAA; from the exons ATGGCCAAGCCCCagttcctcctcctccttctcctcgtACTCCTCCTCAACTGCAACCTAACATCCCCCTCAGTCTTCAAGATACACTCATCTGGTCACCAAAAGCTCTCTACTGATTCCACCACCATCCCTCAGCCCCCACCAGCAAAGTTACTCATTACTCAGTCACGAGACCTATATTTCGTAGTTGAAATCAACATAGGCATACCCACCCAGAATTTCTTCAATCTGGCCCTTGATATAAAAAATCCATTCACCTGGGTTGGCACCTCCAAGCCAAACATCTCGCATTCGTTCCTGGCCATGCCAGGAAAGGACCCGCTGTGCCTGCCGCCTCTGTTCGCCTCTGCCACATCCTGCGCATATGACTTCGGTTATGCTCGTGGGATTTTTGGGTTTGATTATTTCTTGGGCATAGAATCTCAGACCAAGGCTCCCTTTGGCTGGGGGATTTTTACAGACGAACGGGAGGAGGGTGTGCTACGTAGTACTAGAGATGCAGATGGCATCTTAGGGTTGGGAGTAGGGCACCCAGCCAACTTGTTAGAGGGGCTGGGGGCGGCAACTCTTGGCCAATTCTCTTACTGTTTGCCAATGAACTTTATGATTGAAGAAAGCTTCTTGCAGATCACTAACAGTACTGACCCGCAACACCACCCTGCGACTTTAAACTTTGGAGAAAATGCAGCTATCAGGGGTCATCGCGCTGTGAAAACCCCCATTGTGAGGCTGAAGGGGTTGGCGCCCACCAGggatttttcatatttgaatCTGACAGGGATCTATGTGAACCACCATAGGCTGCATATTAATACACAAGTCTTTCATCCCTCCCAGGGAGGATTCATTGTGGACACAG CATCGCCTTACACTTTACTCCCAGAGGAGGCCTACAAGGAATTGAGACGAGCGATCCACAATTTTTTTTCTGAACAGTATCCTGGTCTGGAGCCATTGAAGGACCCAAAATCAGGGTTTGATATGTGCTTGCCCACATCGCCGCTGGTGCTACGAAGGCCTTCAATCCAGCTCATGTTTGAAGGTGGAGCCAAGCTCGTGCTAAACCCAGCGACAACTTTCCATGAGTTTGAGGACCTCAACGAGTTCTGCCTTCTCATACTACCACGCCCTTCTTTCCATGATGGTGGTTCTGCTCCCAGTGTCTTGGGTGTTCTCCAGCAAGTCGGACACAGGTTCCACTTTGACATTCACGCTTCAATTCTGGCTTTTGCTCCCGAACTTTGTTACACTGCTGCATGA